In a genomic window of Streptomyces roseoviridis:
- a CDS encoding amino acid ABC transporter ATP-binding protein, whose translation MSTPMVRAEGVRKHFGRLDVLKGIDLTVERGQVCCLLGPSGSGKSTFLRCINHLEKVDGGRLTVDGELVGYRQQGNRLHELREREVAARRRDIGMVFQRFNLFPHLTALENVTEAPVKVGGVSKADAREHAHALLERVGLGDRAHHYPAELSGGQQQRVAIARALAMKPKLMLFDEPTSALDPELVGDVLDVMRQLAADGMTMVVVTHEIGFAREVGDTAVFMDEGVVVEAGDPRQVLADPREERTRAFLSKVL comes from the coding sequence ATGAGCACCCCCATGGTGCGCGCCGAAGGCGTACGCAAGCACTTCGGAAGACTCGACGTGCTGAAGGGCATCGACCTCACGGTCGAGCGCGGCCAGGTCTGCTGCCTCCTCGGCCCCTCCGGCTCCGGCAAGTCCACCTTCCTGCGCTGCATCAACCACCTGGAGAAGGTCGACGGCGGCCGGCTCACCGTCGACGGCGAGCTCGTCGGCTACCGGCAGCAGGGCAACAGGCTCCACGAGCTGCGTGAACGCGAAGTCGCCGCACGGCGCCGGGACATCGGCATGGTCTTCCAGCGCTTCAACCTGTTCCCGCACCTGACCGCCCTGGAGAACGTCACCGAGGCGCCCGTCAAGGTCGGCGGCGTCTCCAAGGCCGACGCCCGGGAACACGCCCACGCCCTGCTCGAACGGGTCGGACTCGGCGACCGTGCCCACCACTACCCCGCCGAGCTGTCCGGCGGCCAGCAGCAGCGCGTCGCGATCGCCCGCGCGCTCGCCATGAAGCCCAAGCTGATGCTCTTCGACGAGCCGACCTCCGCGCTGGACCCCGAGCTCGTCGGAGACGTCCTGGACGTCATGCGGCAGCTCGCCGCCGACGGCATGACCATGGTCGTCGTCACCCACGAGATCGGTTTCGCCCGCGAGGTCGGCGACACCGCCGTCTTCATGGACGAGGGCGTCGTCGTGGAGGCGGGCGACCCCCGCCAGGTGCTCGCCGACCCGCGGGAGGAGCGCACCCGCGCCTTCCTGTCCAAGGTCCTGTGA
- a CDS encoding ABC transporter substrate-binding protein — protein MNAPIPRPAAAAVAAVMLLSLSACGDDEPPAPAGKVVISGAEVVKDQKLHDLLPDEIKKAGRVRVATDVPYPPFEMYVKEGETELTGLDYDLGQALGAKLGVTFAFSPQKFDGIVPALQAGKFDVAMSAITDNKERQKVVDFVDYSRSGSGILVGDGNPAKVTTLDDLCGRKVAVQAATNQLDLLKSHQAACSGAGKGKIDIQTFPKDSDAQLALRSGKVVAQVLTKPAAGWVAKTADGGTAFDLVEDPAAPGGYNASPNGIAVSKRLPELTDAIQKALQSLIDDGTLLKIYDKYGVPSIAVKEATRNAAVD, from the coding sequence ATGAACGCTCCCATCCCGCGCCCCGCGGCAGCCGCCGTCGCGGCGGTCATGCTCCTGTCCCTGTCCGCCTGCGGCGACGACGAGCCCCCAGCCCCCGCGGGGAAGGTCGTCATCAGCGGCGCGGAGGTCGTGAAGGACCAGAAGCTGCACGACCTGCTCCCCGACGAGATCAAGAAGGCCGGTCGGGTGCGCGTCGCGACGGACGTCCCGTACCCGCCCTTCGAGATGTACGTGAAGGAGGGGGAGACCGAGCTGACCGGCCTGGACTACGACCTCGGCCAGGCCCTCGGCGCCAAGCTCGGCGTCACCTTCGCCTTCTCGCCGCAGAAGTTCGACGGCATCGTCCCGGCCCTCCAGGCGGGCAAGTTCGACGTGGCCATGTCGGCCATCACGGACAACAAGGAGCGGCAGAAGGTCGTCGACTTCGTCGACTACTCCCGGTCCGGGTCCGGCATCCTCGTCGGCGACGGCAACCCGGCGAAGGTGACCACCCTCGACGACCTGTGCGGACGGAAGGTCGCCGTCCAGGCCGCGACCAACCAGCTCGACCTGCTGAAGTCCCACCAGGCCGCCTGCTCCGGCGCGGGCAAGGGAAAGATCGACATCCAGACCTTCCCCAAGGACTCCGACGCACAGCTCGCCCTGCGCTCCGGGAAGGTCGTCGCCCAGGTGCTGACCAAGCCGGCGGCCGGGTGGGTGGCCAAGACGGCCGACGGCGGCACCGCCTTCGACCTCGTCGAGGACCCCGCCGCACCGGGCGGCTACAACGCCTCGCCCAACGGCATCGCGGTCAGCAAGCGGCTGCCCGAGCTGACGGACGCGATCCAGAAGGCGCTGCAGTCCCTCATCGACGACGGCACCCTGCTCAAGATCTACGACAAGTACGGCGTCCCGTCGATCGCCGTGAAGGAAGCCACCAGGAACGCGGCGGTGGACTAG
- a CDS encoding serine/threonine-protein kinase — MKVRSWPIRPDLRLTAHAVAGRYRLDELLGRGGAADVYEGVDLRLRRPVAVKVFRPDGAADTEERFDTEGRLLAQLQHPGLITVYDCGRDDGTPYLVMELVRGTTLRRRIAAATLSPAEACRIGAALASALAHVHRAGVVHRDVKPANILLDETGAPRLTDFGISRLLGTTAQTATGALVGTAAYMAPEQVLGRGAGPAADIYSLGLVLIESIKGELEYDGAPLEAAVARLHRSPVIPQDIPSAVVELLEAMTDADESRRPDARACGRALAALASEDPAATADAPAGSSVPAAAPGSGENGADERRDADTLRSPGTGAAAGAAGGEAAVPARGGPEAARPSSGRSAARRAGRLLVTAGAALTVLGVGLAGSVGGPTAEAENAESVPSRPAATEPASPAASPAPPAGAAPVSAPAPRSPSYAGERPAGSEDTAADSGTPSASGVSERQRGRATVPRTAGPAPEKGEARQGKPKPGKGRHAR, encoded by the coding sequence ATGAAAGTCCGCTCGTGGCCGATCCGACCGGACCTCCGGCTCACCGCCCACGCGGTGGCCGGCCGCTACCGGCTCGACGAACTGCTGGGCCGCGGCGGCGCCGCCGACGTGTACGAGGGAGTGGACCTGCGCCTGCGGCGGCCGGTCGCCGTGAAGGTCTTCCGCCCGGACGGTGCCGCCGACACCGAGGAGCGGTTCGACACCGAGGGCCGGCTGCTGGCCCAGCTGCAGCACCCCGGCCTGATCACCGTGTACGACTGCGGCCGGGACGACGGAACGCCCTACCTGGTGATGGAGCTGGTCAGGGGCACGACGCTGCGCCGGCGGATCGCCGCGGCCACGCTGTCGCCCGCCGAAGCGTGCCGGATCGGAGCCGCGCTCGCCTCGGCGCTGGCCCATGTGCACCGGGCCGGGGTCGTCCACCGCGACGTCAAGCCCGCCAACATCCTGCTGGACGAGACGGGCGCCCCCCGCCTGACGGACTTCGGGATCTCCCGGCTGCTCGGCACCACCGCCCAGACCGCGACGGGCGCCCTGGTGGGCACCGCCGCCTACATGGCCCCGGAGCAGGTGCTGGGGCGGGGAGCCGGGCCGGCAGCGGACATCTACAGCCTGGGACTGGTCCTCATCGAGTCGATCAAGGGTGAACTGGAGTACGACGGGGCGCCGCTGGAGGCGGCGGTCGCCCGTCTGCACCGTTCCCCGGTCATACCGCAGGACATACCGTCGGCGGTCGTCGAACTGCTGGAAGCCATGACCGACGCGGACGAGAGCCGCCGGCCGGACGCCCGCGCCTGTGGGCGCGCCCTGGCCGCCCTGGCATCGGAGGATCCCGCGGCGACGGCCGACGCGCCCGCGGGGTCCTCCGTGCCCGCGGCCGCGCCCGGGAGCGGCGAGAACGGCGCCGACGAGCGACGCGACGCGGACACGCTGAGGTCGCCGGGGACGGGCGCGGCGGCGGGGGCGGCCGGCGGCGAGGCCGCCGTCCCCGCCCGGGGCGGGCCGGAGGCCGCACGGCCGTCTTCCGGCCGGTCCGCCGCACGCCGGGCCGGCCGGCTCCTGGTGACCGCCGGCGCGGCACTGACCGTCCTCGGCGTCGGACTGGCCGGTTCGGTGGGCGGGCCGACCGCCGAGGCGGAGAACGCCGAGTCCGTTCCGTCCCGCCCGGCCGCGACCGAGCCGGCCTCCCCGGCCGCCTCGCCCGCTCCGCCGGCCGGCGCCGCCCCCGTCTCCGCGCCCGCGCCGCGGTCCCCCTCGTACGCCGGGGAACGGCCCGCCGGCTCCGAGGACACGGCCGCCGACAGCGGGACGCCGTCGGCTTCCGGCGTCTCGGAGCGGCAGCGCGGCCGTGCGACCGTCCCGCGGACGGCCGGGCCGGCCCCCGAGAAGGGCGAGGCGCGGCAGGGGAAGCCGAAGCCGGGCAAGGGCAGGCACGCGCGGTGA
- a CDS encoding M20 family metallopeptidase produces MSAPTRRQERIDDLLDLARARRGGYLRDLEELVSLDSGSHSADGVNRVADWVERRLERLGFTVERVRLPSTPDGDRTGDALVGRRRGGLPESAGGRRILLAGHMDTVFEDGTAAARPFRVDGSRAYGPGVSDDKGGLLAGLTALEILGELGVDAYDELVLLATPDEEIGSPASRSLIEQTAAGAHFGLGLECARENGDLVIARKGVADFRLTVTGRAAHAGIEPERGANAALAAAHLTVALQALNGHWDDVTVNVGVVRAGTRANIVCPRAELRIEVRAATTADIRRVTRAIREAAGRPGVPGVTVEVERLDLCPPMEDTPASRRMFDHVRHVARAVGIGLGAAATGGVGDANLIAGTGIPVLDGLGPVGGADHTPQEWLDVASVPQRVALLADLIASLGKAGTT; encoded by the coding sequence GTGAGCGCCCCCACCCGCCGGCAGGAGAGGATCGACGACCTCCTGGACCTGGCCCGCGCCCGCCGCGGCGGTTACCTGCGCGACCTGGAGGAGCTCGTCTCCCTCGACTCCGGCTCCCACAGCGCCGACGGCGTCAACCGGGTCGCCGACTGGGTCGAGCGCAGGCTCGAACGGCTCGGGTTCACCGTGGAGCGCGTCCGTCTCCCGTCGACGCCCGACGGAGACCGGACCGGTGACGCCCTCGTCGGGCGGCGGCGCGGCGGGCTGCCCGAGTCGGCCGGAGGCCGCAGGATCCTCCTCGCCGGCCACATGGACACCGTCTTCGAGGACGGCACCGCGGCCGCCCGCCCCTTCCGGGTCGACGGCTCCAGGGCGTACGGCCCCGGCGTCAGCGACGACAAGGGCGGCCTGCTCGCGGGACTCACGGCCCTGGAGATCCTCGGTGAACTCGGCGTCGACGCGTACGACGAACTGGTCCTCCTCGCCACCCCCGACGAGGAGATCGGCTCACCCGCCAGCCGGTCGCTGATCGAGCAGACGGCCGCAGGCGCGCACTTCGGGCTCGGCCTCGAATGTGCCCGGGAGAACGGCGACCTCGTCATCGCGCGCAAGGGCGTCGCGGACTTCCGCCTCACCGTCACCGGTCGGGCGGCCCACGCCGGGATCGAACCCGAGCGTGGTGCCAACGCCGCCCTCGCCGCCGCCCACCTCACCGTCGCCCTCCAGGCCCTCAACGGCCACTGGGACGACGTGACGGTCAACGTCGGTGTCGTCAGGGCCGGGACCCGCGCCAACATCGTCTGCCCCCGCGCGGAACTGCGCATCGAGGTGCGCGCCGCGACGACGGCCGACATCCGGCGCGTCACCCGGGCCATCCGGGAAGCCGCCGGCCGGCCCGGCGTCCCCGGCGTCACCGTCGAGGTCGAGCGACTCGACCTGTGCCCGCCGATGGAGGACACCCCCGCCTCCCGGCGGATGTTCGACCACGTGCGCCACGTGGCCCGAGCGGTCGGCATCGGACTGGGCGCCGCCGCCACCGGAGGCGTGGGGGACGCGAACCTCATCGCCGGCACGGGAATCCCCGTCCTCGACGGCCTGGGCCCGGTCGGAGGAGCCGACCACACCCCCCAGGAGTGGCTCGACGTCGCCAGCGTCCCGCAGCGCGTCGCCCTCCTCGCCGACCTGATCGCCTCGCTGGGCAAGGCCGGCACCACCTGA
- a CDS encoding MurR/RpiR family transcriptional regulator, which yields MGPTLADEIRSRLGELSPAERKVARVLLAGYPAAVFETVATIAERAGVSAPTVLRCASRLGYRGFPDLQAALRSELDARNASPITLYAAAETPRHERTEDARDAAATRLGERSSLVRQAVAQTFDEVAAHEFGDAVSLLSDPRRRVHVAGGRFTHLLAEYLGLHLMQFRDQVSFLPHKDVERTSFLTQLGRRDVTVLFDYRRYETDKTLIAELARERGGKVVVFTDPWLSPAAAHADVVLITQVSSDSPYDSLVPALAVVEALVAAVLDRIGGSGHERMKEAERIARRTGLL from the coding sequence ATGGGTCCCACGCTGGCCGACGAGATCCGCAGCCGGCTCGGAGAACTGAGCCCGGCGGAGCGCAAGGTCGCGCGGGTGCTGCTCGCGGGTTATCCGGCCGCGGTCTTCGAGACGGTCGCCACGATCGCGGAACGGGCCGGTGTGTCGGCACCCACGGTGCTGAGATGTGCCTCCCGGCTGGGCTACCGGGGCTTCCCCGATCTCCAGGCCGCCCTCCGCTCCGAGCTCGACGCGCGCAACGCCTCGCCGATCACGCTCTACGCGGCCGCGGAGACGCCGCGGCACGAGCGGACGGAGGACGCGCGGGACGCGGCCGCCACCCGCCTCGGCGAGCGCTCGTCGCTCGTGCGGCAGGCCGTCGCCCAGACCTTCGACGAGGTGGCCGCGCACGAGTTCGGGGACGCGGTGAGCCTCCTCTCCGACCCCCGGCGCCGCGTGCACGTGGCAGGAGGCCGGTTCACACATCTGCTCGCCGAGTACCTCGGCCTGCACTTGATGCAGTTCCGGGACCAGGTGAGCTTCCTTCCGCACAAGGACGTGGAACGGACCTCCTTCCTCACGCAGCTCGGCCGACGCGACGTCACCGTGCTCTTCGACTACCGGCGTTACGAGACCGACAAGACGCTGATCGCCGAACTGGCCCGGGAGCGGGGCGGCAAGGTCGTCGTCTTCACCGACCCGTGGCTCTCCCCCGCCGCCGCCCACGCGGACGTCGTCCTCATCACCCAGGTCTCCTCCGACTCCCCCTACGACAGCCTCGTTCCGGCCCTGGCGGTCGTCGAAGCGCTCGTCGCCGCCGTCCTCGACCGGATCGGCGGCAGCGGCCACGAGCGCATGAAGGAGGCGGAGAGGATCGCGCGGCGCACCGGCCTCCTGTGA
- a CDS encoding cyanophycinase produces the protein MRVPSVPVPVPVPVPVAARRTALACALAVSLLSVSPSALADAPTARTAAGSLVLIGGALEEDNARVYGEIIKRAGGRDARIGVITAASVPESQDPHADDPERCSNSACNGAYYADVFERHGAADAQWIPLDLDHVANADSDAVVAQVESMTGFFFGGGDQYRYVTTLLRGDAHRDSKVLAAIRAKLARGAVVAGSSAGAQIASGPDMVSGGESYDALRDGSAPGYFDDPTRLGYLPEGGFGFLGSGLIDTHTGAYGREGRALRLAADTGHDRVYALEENTALVVDRPGSDREHLGVLGPNGVAVLDPRDARAHDSADGWSLRRARYSYLTDGDRYDARSWTPRVHPSKQPLSPVGTTPVPVNSDVFHSAANPDGTPYAFRSTARALASTRAQNSATATTYESGPRFAVTFTKGRGFAAFTGDGADVRTLLSLRVDIAPR, from the coding sequence ATGCGCGTCCCTTCCGTACCCGTACCCGTACCCGTCCCCGTACCCGTAGCCGCACGCCGCACCGCGCTCGCCTGCGCCCTCGCCGTGTCCCTCCTCTCCGTCTCGCCCTCCGCCCTCGCCGACGCCCCCACGGCCCGGACCGCGGCGGGATCCCTCGTACTGATCGGCGGAGCCCTCGAGGAGGACAACGCCCGGGTCTACGGCGAGATCATCAAGAGGGCCGGCGGCCGGGACGCCCGCATCGGCGTCATCACGGCCGCTTCCGTACCCGAGAGCCAGGACCCGCACGCCGACGACCCCGAGCGGTGCAGCAACTCCGCCTGCAACGGCGCCTATTACGCCGACGTCTTCGAGCGGCACGGTGCCGCGGACGCCCAGTGGATCCCCCTCGACCTCGACCACGTCGCCAACGCCGACTCCGACGCCGTCGTCGCGCAGGTCGAGTCCATGACCGGCTTCTTCTTCGGCGGAGGCGACCAGTACCGCTACGTCACCACCCTGCTGCGCGGTGACGCGCACCGGGACTCCAAGGTCCTCGCCGCCATCCGCGCCAAGCTCGCCCGGGGCGCCGTCGTCGCCGGGTCCTCCGCGGGCGCCCAGATCGCCTCCGGCCCCGACATGGTCAGCGGGGGAGAGTCCTACGACGCACTCAGGGACGGCAGCGCACCCGGCTACTTCGACGACCCCACGCGCCTCGGCTACCTCCCCGAGGGCGGCTTCGGCTTCCTCGGGTCCGGGCTCATCGACACCCACACCGGTGCCTACGGACGCGAGGGCCGTGCGCTGCGCCTCGCCGCCGACACCGGCCACGACCGCGTCTACGCCCTGGAGGAGAACACCGCCCTCGTCGTCGACCGGCCCGGCAGCGACCGCGAACACCTCGGCGTCCTCGGGCCGAACGGCGTCGCCGTCCTGGACCCGAGGGACGCCCGCGCGCACGACTCCGCGGACGGCTGGTCCCTCCGCCGGGCCCGGTACAGCTACCTCACGGACGGAGACCGGTACGACGCGCGCAGCTGGACGCCGCGCGTCCACCCGTCGAAGCAGCCGCTGAGCCCCGTCGGCACGACGCCCGTCCCCGTCAACAGCGACGTCTTCCACTCGGCGGCGAACCCCGACGGGACCCCCTACGCCTTCCGGAGCACCGCGCGCGCCCTCGCGTCGACGCGGGCGCAGAACAGCGCGACCGCGACCACGTACGAGTCCGGGCCGCGGTTCGCGGTGACGTTCACCAAGGGGCGGGGATTCGCCGCCTTCACCGGCGACGGCGCGGACGTCCGCACGCTCCTCTCGCTGCGCGTCGACATCGCGCCGCGCTGA
- a CDS encoding amino acid ABC transporter permease — translation MPSTLKVPRNTTAPDPSLMGQLEIVPVRNYGRWIAAVASVLALVGLTGSLAKNDNLRWDVVGDHLFADLIFDGLATTLWLTAAAMLLGLALGTLIAVMRLSSSPVLYGLATAFVWVFRGTPLLVQIIFWGYAAALYAYVKIGIPFTDITFFQAETNALLTPAVAALLALGLNEAAYASEIVRAGIQSVDPGQTEAAHSLGMRPALTMRRIVLPQAMRVIIPPMGNETINMLKMTALVSVISAHDLMSNIQDVYAQNYQVIPMLVVASIWYLALVTLLGLPQAWLERRYGRGTTRAGHVSPFRRLLGGTAERFGRNSKEQKR, via the coding sequence ATGCCCAGCACCCTCAAGGTTCCGCGGAACACCACCGCCCCCGACCCGTCGCTCATGGGGCAGCTCGAGATCGTCCCCGTCCGCAACTACGGGCGCTGGATCGCGGCCGTCGCCTCGGTCCTCGCCCTCGTCGGCCTGACCGGCTCCCTCGCCAAGAACGACAACCTGCGCTGGGACGTCGTCGGTGACCACCTCTTCGCCGACCTGATCTTCGACGGTCTCGCGACCACCCTCTGGCTGACCGCCGCCGCCATGCTGCTCGGTCTGGCGCTCGGCACGCTGATCGCCGTCATGCGGCTCTCGTCGAGCCCTGTGCTGTACGGGCTCGCCACCGCCTTCGTCTGGGTCTTCCGCGGCACCCCGCTGCTCGTACAGATCATCTTCTGGGGCTACGCCGCCGCGCTCTACGCGTACGTCAAGATCGGCATCCCCTTCACCGACATCACCTTCTTCCAGGCCGAGACGAACGCCCTGCTGACCCCGGCCGTCGCCGCCCTCCTCGCCCTCGGCCTGAACGAGGCGGCCTACGCCTCCGAGATCGTCCGCGCCGGCATCCAGTCCGTCGACCCCGGCCAGACCGAGGCCGCGCACTCGCTCGGCATGCGGCCCGCGCTCACCATGCGCCGGATCGTGCTGCCCCAGGCCATGCGCGTGATCATCCCGCCCATGGGCAACGAGACCATCAACATGCTGAAGATGACCGCCCTCGTCTCGGTCATCTCCGCCCACGACCTGATGTCGAACATCCAGGACGTGTACGCCCAGAACTACCAGGTCATCCCCATGCTGGTCGTCGCCAGCATCTGGTACCTGGCCCTCGTCACCCTCCTCGGCCTGCCCCAGGCCTGGCTGGAACGGCGCTACGGCCGCGGGACCACCCGGGCCGGACACGTCTCGCCCTTCCGGCGCCTGCTCGGCGGAACGGCGGAGCGGTTCGGCAGGAACAGCAAGGAGCAGAAGCGATGA
- a CDS encoding helix-turn-helix transcriptional regulator: MSTALAQGTPLRGRDPELERIREILEHGRGTGSALLAIEGMPGIGKTRLLQEAALLAERLGYDVNPGRHTGGYARCPRPSGPRLVILDGTGPLPRQRRHPAAGPTGTPGGRRPGLHGGPARTAVPAGRHGDRARTVWLLAHRPGEGMAAPAAALLGGEPRGRSERLTLGPLGASDALRLAQDVLGADPSPALARLVDQAGGHPRLLIDLLTGLREEGGVRIAAGEAELLSRRLPERVALRVRSTLERYSGSCRQLLCVAAVLGDEVVYEELALMMRTSVSALLPVLEEVRATGVVRDRGGRAVFHSPLLRRLLADSLPDTVRAALEREAQSLRTARAAKRRPEAVPAQPAPHAPERTGLTETQRALVGLVADGLTNQQIGRRLALSPHTVNYHLRKLFKRYGVSSRIDLLQAVSGTR, from the coding sequence GTGAGTACGGCACTCGCCCAGGGCACCCCGCTGCGCGGACGGGACCCCGAACTGGAACGAATACGGGAGATCCTGGAACACGGCCGGGGCACCGGCAGCGCCCTGCTCGCCATCGAGGGCATGCCCGGCATCGGCAAGACCCGGCTCCTCCAGGAGGCCGCCCTCCTCGCCGAGCGGCTCGGCTACGACGTCAACCCCGGTCGCCACACGGGCGGTTACGCCCGCTGCCCGCGCCCCTCGGGCCCGCGCCTGGTGATCCTGGACGGCACCGGGCCGCTCCCGCGGCAACGCCGGCACCCCGCCGCCGGACCGACGGGCACCCCCGGGGGCCGCCGGCCCGGCCTTCACGGCGGCCCCGCCCGTACCGCGGTGCCGGCCGGCCGGCACGGCGACCGCGCCCGCACGGTGTGGCTGCTCGCCCACCGGCCCGGAGAGGGCATGGCCGCACCCGCCGCCGCCCTCCTCGGGGGCGAGCCGCGCGGGCGCAGCGAACGGCTGACCCTGGGCCCCCTGGGCGCCTCGGACGCGCTGCGGCTCGCCCAGGACGTGCTCGGCGCCGACCCCTCGCCCGCCCTGGCGCGGCTCGTGGACCAGGCCGGCGGGCATCCGCGCCTGCTCATCGACCTGCTGACCGGGCTGCGGGAGGAGGGCGGCGTACGGATCGCGGCCGGTGAGGCGGAGCTGCTGAGCCGGCGGCTGCCGGAACGGGTGGCGCTGCGGGTGCGGTCCACCCTGGAGCGGTACTCCGGCTCCTGCCGTCAGCTCCTGTGCGTGGCGGCCGTCCTCGGCGACGAGGTCGTCTACGAGGAACTCGCGCTGATGATGCGGACCTCGGTCTCCGCCCTGCTGCCGGTCCTGGAGGAGGTGCGGGCCACCGGCGTCGTCCGCGACCGGGGCGGCCGGGCCGTCTTCCACAGCCCGCTGCTGCGCCGGCTCCTCGCCGACTCCTTGCCGGACACGGTGCGCGCGGCCCTGGAGCGGGAGGCGCAGTCCCTGCGCACGGCGCGGGCCGCGAAGCGCCGGCCGGAGGCGGTCCCGGCTCAGCCGGCCCCGCACGCGCCGGAGCGCACCGGGCTCACCGAGACCCAGCGGGCCCTGGTCGGGCTGGTCGCCGACGGCCTGACCAACCAGCAGATCGGACGGCGGCTCGCGCTGTCCCCGCACACCGTCAACTACCACCTCAGGAAGCTGTTCAAGCGGTACGGGGTGAGCTCGCGGATCGACCTGCTCCAGGCCGTCTCGGGCACCCGCTGA
- a CDS encoding FAD-binding oxidoreductase, with translation MNDIVLSSAWPRYGVPAPERRTPWLRDALAAEPDDGRTPPLAGELDCDVCVVGGGFTGLWTALEILRRAPGTDVVLIEADICGGGASGANAGYLMPMWARFSSLLALGGPEEARRIGEASAQAVEDILAFADEHGIDIEYRRGPWMWAASSPAQRGSWQSTLEDLHRAGIEPLRQISAAEARSAIGTRSHYGAVLDPGCATLQPAKLARGLRRVALDAGIRIHERTPLTALRTEPGGRTRAYTTYGSVRADQVVLAINAWAGQLEDLGRRMVTVASDTVLTRPVPEALAELGWTDATSVCDSRRRLNYYRTTPDGRLLFGKGGAGVAYGHHGPSTLWGQPLRPGELRGQLTRILPGLASAPVDAAWTAPVEYSVTSLPFAGRLKSVPGASYATGYSGDGVGPSRLMAKVLASMVLGVDDEWSRSAFTRHLSAWIPSEPLRYPGSLLALPALRAVERREDSGRTVPPLLKRLVSVDPSMFRR, from the coding sequence GTGAACGACATCGTCCTGTCCTCGGCCTGGCCCCGGTACGGCGTCCCCGCCCCCGAACGGCGCACCCCCTGGCTGCGCGACGCGCTCGCCGCCGAACCCGACGACGGCCGCACCCCGCCGCTCGCGGGCGAGCTCGACTGCGACGTCTGCGTCGTGGGCGGCGGTTTCACCGGCCTGTGGACCGCCCTGGAGATCCTGCGCCGCGCGCCCGGCACCGACGTCGTCCTCATCGAGGCCGACATCTGCGGCGGCGGGGCCAGCGGCGCCAACGCGGGCTACCTGATGCCGATGTGGGCCCGGTTCAGCAGCCTGCTCGCCCTCGGCGGCCCCGAGGAGGCCCGCCGGATCGGCGAGGCGTCCGCCCAGGCCGTGGAGGACATCCTGGCCTTCGCGGACGAGCACGGCATCGACATCGAGTACCGCCGGGGTCCGTGGATGTGGGCCGCCTCCTCACCGGCGCAGCGCGGCTCCTGGCAGTCGACCCTGGAGGACCTGCACCGGGCCGGGATCGAACCGCTGCGGCAGATCAGCGCGGCCGAGGCCCGCTCAGCCATCGGCACCCGCAGCCACTACGGTGCGGTGCTCGACCCGGGCTGCGCCACGCTCCAGCCGGCCAAGCTGGCCCGGGGGCTGCGCCGGGTGGCCCTGGACGCCGGGATCCGCATCCACGAGCGGACCCCGCTGACCGCCCTGCGCACCGAGCCGGGTGGCCGCACCCGCGCGTACACGACGTACGGCAGTGTCCGCGCCGATCAGGTGGTCCTCGCCATCAACGCCTGGGCCGGGCAGCTGGAGGACCTGGGGCGCCGCATGGTCACCGTCGCCAGCGACACCGTCCTCACCCGGCCCGTGCCCGAGGCACTCGCCGAGCTCGGCTGGACCGACGCGACCTCGGTCTGCGACTCCCGGCGCCGGCTGAACTACTACCGCACCACGCCCGACGGACGCCTGCTGTTCGGCAAGGGCGGCGCCGGTGTGGCGTACGGGCACCACGGCCCGTCGACGCTGTGGGGGCAGCCGCTGCGGCCGGGCGAGCTGCGCGGGCAGCTGACCCGCATCCTGCCGGGCCTCGCCTCGGCCCCCGTCGACGCGGCCTGGACGGCCCCGGTCGAGTACTCGGTGACCTCACTGCCCTTCGCGGGCCGGCTGAAGTCCGTCCCCGGGGCCAGTTACGCCACCGGCTACTCCGGCGACGGCGTCGGCCCCTCGCGCCTGATGGCGAAGGTCCTCGCCTCCATGGTCCTGGGCGTCGACGACGAGTGGTCCCGGTCGGCCTTCACCCGGCACCTCTCGGCGTGGATCCCGAGCGAGCCCCTCCGCTACCCCGGCTCGCTCCTCGCCCTGCCGGCACTGCGAGCGGTGGAGCGCCGCGAGGACTCCGGCCGGACGGTACCGCCGCTGCTGAAGCGGCTGGTGTCGGTGGACCCGTCGATGTTCCGCCGCTGA